From a region of the Halolamina sp. CBA1230 genome:
- a CDS encoding helix-turn-helix domain-containing protein: MSGDLDGPIETFDLLSNEVRLDILRTLGEAMAEDDAPLSFTDLQRRVGVEDNGRFNYHLTKLTDRLVAKREDGYELEPSGNNIYQSIVSGAYAEDGDTDPVPVDGERCPYCGADAAAWYADSQFHLGCRACENLVIRYPIPPASFDRNRPESLLAAGGAYILRDQAAMRQGICPYCAGEVESRLAEDGGKLEEFNERVYASVARFRCRRCSWSMHCGVPFALNIEPAVVSFFHDHDIEIFDRHPWSICQYAEDRVLSQDPWRVEVSCRVGDERLRLTVDGDVDVIESEIESAG, encoded by the coding sequence ATGAGCGGCGACCTCGACGGACCGATCGAGACGTTCGACCTGTTGTCGAACGAGGTCCGACTCGACATCCTGCGGACGCTGGGCGAGGCGATGGCCGAGGACGACGCGCCGCTCTCCTTCACCGACCTCCAGCGCCGTGTCGGCGTCGAGGACAACGGCCGCTTCAACTACCATCTCACGAAGCTGACCGATCGGCTCGTCGCCAAACGCGAGGACGGGTACGAGCTCGAGCCGTCGGGGAACAACATCTACCAATCGATCGTCTCCGGCGCGTACGCCGAGGACGGCGACACCGATCCCGTCCCCGTCGACGGGGAGCGCTGCCCGTACTGCGGCGCGGACGCGGCAGCGTGGTACGCGGACAGTCAGTTCCACCTGGGCTGTCGCGCGTGTGAGAACCTCGTCATCAGGTACCCGATCCCGCCCGCGAGCTTCGACCGCAACCGGCCCGAGTCGCTGCTCGCGGCCGGCGGGGCGTACATCCTACGGGACCAGGCGGCGATGCGGCAGGGGATCTGCCCGTACTGCGCCGGCGAGGTCGAGAGCCGACTCGCCGAGGACGGCGGGAAGCTCGAGGAGTTCAACGAGCGCGTCTACGCCTCGGTCGCCCGATTCCGCTGCCGGCGGTGTAGCTGGTCGATGCACTGTGGCGTCCCGTTCGCGCTGAACATCGAGCCGGCGGTGGTCAGCTTCTTCCACGACCACGATATCGAGATCTTCGATCGTCACCCGTGGTCGATCTGCCAGTACGCCGAGGACCGCGTGCTCTCACAGGACCCCTGGCGCGTCGAAGTCAGCTGTCGGGTCGGGGACGAACGGCTGCGGCTGACCGTCGACGGCGACGTCGACGTGATCGAGTCCGAGATCGAGTCGGCGGGGTAG
- a CDS encoding alpha/beta hydrolase codes for MSGSHAGRGKPSRYAFSTRELAFEGRRGHLFTPDRPADAPVVVLAPGAGLSWRPALEPTAERLAARGYAVLAFDHRGFGAVGEDRLLSPTRQRADLDAAIEAARDAPEVDGDRLALWGMDLSAGTALSAAADSFGVDAVIARFPVLAGSGLLPSWVRPRLRGLARGVADYPASALGRLRGVDADERGMRVPLFGDAGEVAAVAASGVSWSVRDLLGREPGTTPARSLMKLQRHDLRAAVAEVNCQTLFVAGEHDTVVPPASVVEASERVRDASLVRVPVSHYAALEGPELDRVLNHELAFLDAEL; via the coding sequence GTGAGCGGCAGCCACGCCGGCCGCGGGAAACCGAGCCGCTACGCGTTCTCGACCCGCGAGCTGGCGTTCGAGGGTCGTCGCGGCCACCTGTTCACCCCCGACCGGCCCGCCGACGCCCCCGTGGTCGTCCTCGCCCCCGGCGCAGGGCTGTCGTGGCGTCCGGCGCTCGAACCAACCGCCGAGCGACTCGCGGCGCGGGGGTACGCAGTGCTCGCGTTCGACCACCGCGGCTTCGGCGCCGTCGGCGAGGATCGCCTCCTCTCCCCGACCCGCCAACGCGCGGATCTCGACGCTGCGATCGAGGCTGCGCGGGACGCCCCGGAAGTGGACGGCGACCGCCTCGCACTCTGGGGGATGGATCTCTCGGCGGGCACGGCGTTGTCGGCCGCCGCGGACTCGTTCGGCGTCGACGCCGTGATCGCCCGGTTCCCCGTGCTCGCGGGGTCGGGGCTGCTCCCTTCGTGGGTCCGCCCTCGACTCCGCGGACTGGCTCGCGGTGTCGCGGACTACCCCGCCTCGGCGCTGGGTCGGCTCCGCGGCGTCGACGCCGACGAGCGCGGGATGCGTGTGCCGCTGTTCGGCGACGCCGGCGAGGTGGCGGCGGTCGCCGCGTCCGGCGTCTCGTGGAGCGTGCGCGACCTGCTCGGGCGCGAGCCCGGAACCACGCCCGCGCGCTCGCTCATGAAGCTCCAGCGTCACGACTTGCGGGCGGCGGTGGCGGAGGTGAACTGTCAGACGCTGTTCGTCGCCGGCGAGCACGACACGGTCGTGCCGCCGGCGTCGGTTGTCGAAGCGAGCGAGCGGGTTCGGGACGCCTCGCTGGTCCGGGTGCCGGTGTCGCACTACGCGGCTCTGGAAGGGCCGGAGCTGGATCGCGTGCTGAACCACGAGCTGGCGTTCCTGGACGCGGAGCTGTAG